In the Prochlorococcus sp. MIT 1307 genome, one interval contains:
- the urtC gene encoding urea ABC transporter permease subunit UrtC, with protein MKTSSTNRRWISLAIWVLIISAIISAPALLPVFRLNLLGRYLSLAIVALGVDLIWGFAGLLSLGQGIFFALGGYCAAMFLQLNSSAEQPNGIPEFFGLYGVQKLPFFWEPFNSPIFTLIAIWLIPALVAGLLGYLVFRNRIKGVYFSILTQAALLVFFNFFNGQQKLINGTNGLKTDITQLFGQMVGSDSVQRWFFWLTALLVILAWFFARWIVRDSFGHILIGIRDDESRIRFTGYNPTFFKTIVFAIAGGLAGISGALYTVQSGIVSPQFMTVPFSIEMVIWVAVGGRGTLIGAILGAVCINYAKSLVSEALPASWMFIQGGLFILVVTALPEGVLGWLQSDGPKNLLSRLGIARPLGTYPSLEAEGKQEVKP; from the coding sequence ATGAAAACTTCTTCCACAAATCGACGTTGGATCTCTTTGGCTATATGGGTTTTGATCATTTCTGCAATAATTTCAGCGCCTGCATTATTACCTGTATTTCGTCTGAACTTACTAGGTAGATACCTCTCTCTAGCAATAGTTGCTCTAGGTGTTGATTTAATTTGGGGTTTTGCAGGTCTACTTAGCCTGGGACAAGGAATATTTTTTGCACTAGGAGGCTATTGTGCTGCAATGTTTCTGCAATTGAACAGTTCAGCAGAACAGCCAAATGGGATACCTGAGTTCTTTGGACTTTATGGCGTACAAAAATTGCCCTTTTTCTGGGAACCTTTCAATTCTCCAATATTCACACTTATAGCAATTTGGTTAATACCTGCTTTGGTGGCTGGCTTACTTGGTTATTTGGTTTTTCGAAATCGTATTAAAGGGGTTTATTTCTCAATTCTCACCCAAGCAGCGCTTTTAGTATTTTTCAATTTTTTTAATGGTCAACAGAAACTCATTAATGGGACCAATGGCCTAAAAACAGATATCACCCAACTCTTCGGTCAAATGGTTGGATCTGATTCAGTGCAGCGTTGGTTTTTCTGGCTTACAGCTCTTCTCGTAATCTTGGCTTGGTTCTTTGCTCGCTGGATAGTCAGAGATAGTTTTGGACATATATTGATCGGGATCCGAGATGACGAATCCAGGATACGTTTTACTGGCTACAACCCAACATTCTTCAAAACAATCGTATTTGCCATCGCAGGCGGACTGGCAGGAATTTCAGGAGCTCTCTACACAGTGCAATCTGGAATAGTTTCTCCTCAATTCATGACAGTGCCATTCTCAATTGAAATGGTCATTTGGGTTGCAGTCGGTGGTAGAGGAACTCTAATAGGAGCAATTCTTGGAGCAGTATGCATTAACTACGCTAAAAGTCTTGTTAGTGAAGCTTTACCAGCTAGTTGGATGTTTATTCAGGGCGGTTTATTTATTCTAGTTGTCACAGCTTTACCTGAAGGTGTTCTGGGCTGGTTGCAAAGTGATGGCCCCAAAAATCTACTTTCTAGATTGGGAATTGCACGCCCACTTGGTACTTACCCAAGCCTCGAGGCTGAAGGAAAGCAAGAAGTGAAGCCATGA
- the urtD gene encoding urea ABC transporter ATP-binding protein UrtD has protein sequence MSIPLLELQQISVSFEGFLALNDLNLSLQKGELRAVIGPNGAGKTTFLDVITGKVTPTSGDVLFKGSSIIGKHEHHIARLGVGRKFQSPRIFKNLTVYQNLALAINKPKKPLPLLFRSKSKKNHDQIHHLMSIVNLQSKVNLYAGSLSHGQKQWLEIAMLVGQNPDMLLVDEPVAGLTDEETELTADLLKSLAGDHTILVIDHDMEFIRRLDSPVTVLHQGNVLCEGSMQSIQNDPQVIEVYLGRPEGIN, from the coding sequence ATGAGCATACCTTTACTAGAACTACAACAAATTTCCGTAAGCTTTGAAGGGTTTCTAGCACTTAATGACCTGAACCTTTCTCTTCAAAAAGGAGAGTTAAGAGCAGTTATTGGACCAAATGGAGCAGGAAAGACAACTTTCTTAGATGTTATTACAGGAAAAGTAACGCCAACATCAGGAGATGTTCTTTTCAAAGGCAGTTCAATAATCGGAAAACATGAACATCACATTGCAAGGCTTGGAGTTGGAAGAAAATTCCAAAGCCCACGCATTTTTAAAAACTTGACGGTCTACCAAAATCTTGCATTGGCAATCAATAAACCTAAAAAGCCATTACCCCTACTATTTCGGAGTAAAAGTAAAAAAAATCATGACCAGATTCATCATTTAATGAGCATTGTCAATCTGCAATCAAAAGTAAATCTCTATGCTGGTTCCCTTTCTCACGGTCAAAAACAATGGCTAGAAATTGCCATGCTTGTTGGTCAAAATCCTGACATGCTGTTAGTAGATGAACCAGTTGCTGGGCTTACTGATGAGGAAACAGAACTTACTGCAGACCTGCTGAAATCTCTTGCAGGCGATCACACTATCCTAGTAATAGATCATGACATGGAATTTATCCGTCGCCTGGATAGCCCTGTAACTGTTTTACATCAGGGCAATGTTCTTTGCGAAGGTTCAATGCAATCAATTCAGAACGACCCTCAAGTAATAGAAGTTTATTTAGGTCGTCCAGAAGGAATTAATTGA
- the urtE gene encoding urea ABC transporter ATP-binding subunit UrtE, giving the protein MTLLEARGLNTYYGESHILRDIDLSVRHGEMVCLIGRNGVGKTTFLKSLIGLLNPRRGEIIFESKSINRKAPHQRARAGIGYVPQGREIIPQLTVEENLLIGMEALVGGLNQNRKIDPFVYELFPILQEFLTRKGGDLSGGQQQQLAIARALLGRPKLLLLDEPTEGIQPNIVQDIESAVKRIIHERGIGVLLVEQHLHFVRQADRYYAMQRGGIVATGQTIDLSQAVIDQFLSV; this is encoded by the coding sequence ATGACACTTCTTGAAGCGCGAGGCCTAAATACTTACTACGGAGAAAGCCATATCCTCCGAGATATAGATCTTTCAGTACGCCATGGAGAAATGGTCTGTTTGATTGGCAGAAATGGCGTAGGTAAAACAACTTTCCTAAAATCCTTAATTGGACTATTAAATCCGAGGAGGGGAGAAATCATTTTTGAAAGTAAATCCATAAACAGAAAAGCACCGCATCAACGTGCTCGTGCTGGTATTGGTTATGTCCCACAAGGTCGTGAAATTATTCCTCAGTTAACTGTGGAAGAAAACCTATTAATTGGAATGGAAGCTTTGGTAGGAGGTCTAAATCAAAACAGAAAGATTGATCCATTTGTTTATGAACTCTTTCCTATTCTTCAGGAATTTCTAACTCGGAAAGGCGGAGATCTAAGTGGAGGTCAACAACAACAGCTTGCGATTGCAAGAGCTTTGCTAGGAAGGCCAAAGTTACTTTTACTTGATGAACCAACTGAAGGTATACAACCAAATATAGTTCAAGATATTGAATCTGCAGTCAAGAGAATCATTCATGAAAGAGGTATTGGTGTATTACTTGTAGAACAACATCTTCATTTTGTACGCCAAGCTGACCGTTATTACGCAATGCAACGAGGAGGGATTGTTGCAACTGGACAAACAATAGATCTAAGTCAAGCAGTTATCGATCAATTCCTTAGTGTTTAA
- a CDS encoding SemiSWEET transporter, whose protein sequence is MIDIINKAELYGYIAALLTTIAFLPQLIRTFRTKSADDVSLLMLVIFIIGLLFWILYGWQSKAFPVLIANLVTLILNCSILLLKLVYRTRA, encoded by the coding sequence ATGATTGATATTATCAATAAAGCAGAGTTATACGGTTATATTGCAGCATTACTCACTACAATTGCCTTTTTACCGCAACTAATAAGAACTTTTAGAACTAAATCAGCAGATGATGTCTCGTTGTTAATGCTCGTCATATTTATAATAGGTCTATTATTTTGGATTTTATATGGTTGGCAATCCAAAGCATTTCCAGTGTTAATAGCCAACCTCGTGACACTGATCCTTAACTGTTCAATTCTTTTACTAAAATTGGTATATCGAACAAGAGCTTAA
- a CDS encoding methyltransferase domain-containing protein, translated as MKEDNNDDSFFYAQPRFVHHLDETFRSLLTNLYAEQISQDSVVLDLMSSWVSHLPQGIKYKRVIGHGLNRIELEKNNRLDSFWLQDLNRDQKLPLDDSSIDVCLMVAAWQYLQYPEEVAVEIRRILSPQGKLIVSFSNRAFWTKAPLVWKEGSSSDHINYVSDVLISNSWTSVDVVIKESKSNGIFSILGMHNDPFFSVIGIK; from the coding sequence ATGAAGGAGGATAACAATGATGATTCTTTTTTTTATGCTCAACCCCGTTTCGTTCACCATCTTGATGAAACCTTTCGTTCTCTCCTAACCAATCTATACGCAGAACAGATATCTCAAGATTCAGTAGTCCTAGATCTAATGAGCAGTTGGGTTAGCCATCTTCCTCAAGGTATTAAATATAAAAGAGTTATAGGGCATGGTTTAAATCGAATAGAACTAGAGAAAAATAATAGGTTGGACTCTTTTTGGCTTCAGGATCTGAATAGAGATCAGAAACTACCCTTAGATGATTCTTCTATAGATGTTTGCTTGATGGTCGCAGCTTGGCAGTATCTTCAATACCCTGAGGAAGTTGCTGTAGAGATTAGACGGATTTTATCACCACAAGGTAAATTAATAGTTTCATTTTCCAATCGAGCTTTTTGGACTAAAGCTCCATTGGTTTGGAAGGAAGGTTCTAGCTCTGATCATATTAACTATGTAAGTGATGTTTTGATATCAAACTCCTGGACTTCAGTTGATGTAGTAATTAAGGAATCAAAATCAAATGGAATATTTTCTATATTAGGTATGCATAATGATCCATTCTTTTCTGTTATTGGTATAAAATAG
- a CDS encoding Nif11 family protein, whose product MSEEELSRFIKKVKDLNDLVKSLEKIPSRKALLASCKNHKEVIILAKSWGYNIGRRWGDE is encoded by the coding sequence ATGTCAGAGGAAGAGCTTTCACGCTTCATTAAAAAGGTAAAAGATCTAAATGATCTAGTAAAATCCTTAGAAAAAATACCAAGTCGGAAAGCGCTACTAGCATCATGCAAGAATCACAAAGAGGTCATTATTCTGGCAAAAAGTTGGGGTTACAACATTGGAAGGAGGTGGGGTGATGAATAG
- a CDS encoding DUF1543 domain-containing protein — protein MFANVEKYKLYLVVLGGRSKSSNVELHDVRWVVGTKIDDTFQQLRDEWFGSQQGLHIDSYLEIKYIDGYEIFISRNQPPGDPLKKNNNFLKSTIKSNKLWFVNIGGYNKNQLLEQHEFGLVVASSALEAKRIARAKFLRKSIQQHTDDCSSIISIDDCHLLNSIGNWSIKLRKDSLLRSQKFVPDWFGFLRIDSQDPDRLPFS, from the coding sequence ATGTTTGCAAATGTGGAAAAATACAAGTTATATCTTGTTGTTTTAGGCGGCAGGTCCAAGTCTAGTAATGTTGAGCTACATGATGTTCGTTGGGTGGTTGGAACGAAAATAGATGATACATTTCAACAACTTCGTGACGAATGGTTTGGGAGCCAGCAAGGACTTCATATCGATAGTTATCTTGAGATTAAATATATAGACGGTTATGAGATTTTTATAAGTAGAAATCAGCCCCCAGGTGATCCTTTGAAAAAGAATAATAATTTTTTAAAGTCAACAATTAAATCAAATAAACTTTGGTTTGTAAATATAGGAGGATATAATAAAAATCAACTTTTAGAGCAACATGAATTTGGATTAGTGGTAGCAAGTTCGGCCTTAGAGGCAAAAAGAATTGCTAGAGCAAAGTTCCTTAGGAAGTCAATCCAACAACATACCGATGATTGCTCTAGCATTATTTCTATAGATGATTGCCACTTATTAAATAGCATTGGTAATTGGAGCATTAAGTTAAGAAAGGATAGCTTGTTACGCTCTCAAAAATTTGTACCAGATTGGTTTGGATTCCTAAGAATTGATAGCCAGGACCCAGATAGATTGCCTTTTAGTTGA
- the rpsU gene encoding 30S ribosomal protein S21, which produces MTQVTVGEIEGIESALRRFKRQVSKAGIFADFKRLRHHETPIEKYKRKLQHFPKTS; this is translated from the coding sequence TTGACTCAGGTTACCGTCGGAGAAATTGAGGGTATTGAATCTGCTCTCCGACGCTTTAAGCGTCAGGTTTCTAAAGCTGGAATTTTTGCTGATTTCAAGCGACTGCGTCATCATGAGACGCCTATTGAAAAATACAAAAGAAAACTTCAGCACTTTCCTAAAACGAGTTAG
- a CDS encoding hercynine metabolism small protein yields the protein MPRIYGEEQRQAVRRVRLGLIEQIEELYLNTFDQLNDMGFGDGVLAKLTQLLLISRDGALLPLQEGIESKTSKMN from the coding sequence ATGCCTAGAATCTATGGCGAGGAACAACGCCAAGCAGTAAGACGAGTCCGCTTAGGTTTAATTGAACAAATAGAGGAACTTTACCTCAATACATTTGACCAATTAAATGATATGGGCTTTGGTGACGGGGTTTTGGCAAAACTGACTCAGTTATTATTAATTTCTAGAGATGGAGCTCTTCTCCCTCTGCAGGAAGGGATTGAATCAAAAACATCCAAGATGAATTGA
- a CDS encoding DUF1499 domain-containing protein: MLSVSSNTDLLDLSSNELPECFVITHCVRVNLEVPDLNRSFKQAKDIIEKTPRTKIIKQSDSYIHAESTTKLMHYVDDLEVKAIQEKKLLQIRSESRIGLGDMGANKKRVDLLTYSLTSNN; encoded by the coding sequence TTGCTTAGTGTAAGCAGTAATACAGATCTATTAGATTTAAGCAGTAATGAACTTCCAGAATGCTTTGTAATTACTCATTGTGTTCGTGTTAATTTAGAGGTCCCTGACCTAAACCGTTCATTCAAACAAGCAAAAGATATCATTGAGAAAACTCCAAGAACTAAAATAATCAAGCAAAGCGATTCCTACATTCACGCCGAGTCAACAACCAAATTAATGCATTACGTTGATGATCTAGAGGTAAAGGCTATACAAGAAAAAAAGCTTCTTCAAATCAGATCAGAGTCCAGAATTGGATTAGGAGACATGGGAGCCAACAAAAAACGCGTAGATCTATTAACTTATAGCTTAACAAGCAATAACTAA
- the rfbB gene encoding dTDP-glucose 4,6-dehydratase, with the protein MCLSADSTKKVLITGGAGFIGGTLIRRLLMDTSVEIFNLDKMGYASDLHGINQVLRTLGESAEGRHKHLRVNLADSKSTSTAVSFADPDLVIHLAAESHVDRSISSPLQFVESNIIGTFNLLQALLKHWENLPTQRQREFLMLHISTDEVYGSLEHKGYFSENSSYDPRSPYSATKASSDHLVNSWFHTYGLPLIRTNCSNNYGPWQFPEKLIPMVILKAFSKENIPIYGDGKNIRDWLFVEDHVEALIQVIDKGEVGRNYCIGGLNEKTNLEIVESICGVLDLLRPKYAPHSEYISYVEDRPGHDRRYAINPERILREIGWKPKYGFKQGIEATVQWYLSNLDWCSLMKKKSNYKGERIGLR; encoded by the coding sequence ATGTGTCTTTCTGCTGATTCAACTAAGAAGGTCCTTATCACTGGAGGCGCAGGTTTCATTGGTGGAACTCTGATTCGACGACTGTTGATGGACACTTCCGTAGAGATTTTCAACCTTGATAAGATGGGTTATGCAAGTGACCTTCATGGAATAAATCAAGTCCTTAGAACACTGGGGGAATCTGCTGAAGGTAGACATAAACATTTGAGAGTAAATCTTGCAGATTCAAAATCCACCTCAACGGCAGTTTCTTTTGCGGATCCTGACCTGGTAATTCACCTGGCAGCTGAAAGTCATGTTGATCGTTCTATTAGTAGTCCTTTGCAGTTTGTAGAAAGTAATATTATTGGGACATTTAATCTCTTACAAGCATTACTGAAGCATTGGGAAAATTTGCCAACTCAGCGACAAAGAGAGTTTCTAATGCTTCATATAAGTACTGATGAAGTTTATGGCTCATTAGAGCATAAGGGTTATTTTTCAGAGAATAGTTCTTATGACCCTCGAAGCCCTTATTCTGCGACTAAAGCCTCTAGTGATCATCTTGTCAATTCATGGTTTCATACATATGGATTACCTTTGATTAGAACAAACTGCAGTAATAATTATGGTCCTTGGCAATTTCCTGAAAAGCTTATACCTATGGTTATTTTAAAAGCTTTTTCAAAAGAAAATATCCCTATATATGGAGATGGTAAAAATATTCGTGATTGGTTATTTGTTGAAGATCATGTTGAAGCATTAATTCAAGTAATTGATAAAGGAGAGGTCGGAAGGAATTATTGTATAGGAGGCTTAAACGAAAAAACTAACCTAGAGATAGTAGAAAGTATTTGCGGAGTGCTTGATTTGTTAAGACCAAAATATGCACCACATTCAGAATATATTAGTTACGTAGAAGATCGACCTGGACATGATAGACGTTATGCTATTAACCCAGAGAGAATTCTTAGAGAGATTGGGTGGAAACCTAAATATGGATTTAAGCAAGGAATTGAAGCTACAGTTCAATGGTATCTATCTAATTTAGACTGGTGCAGTTTGATGAAGAAGAAATCAAACTATAAAGGAGAAAGAATAGGTTTAAGATAA
- the rfbA gene encoding glucose-1-phosphate thymidylyltransferase RfbA, which translates to MPLARKGILLAGGTGSRLLPITNAVSKQLMPVYDKPMIYYPLSTLMLSGIREVLIISTPQDQSCFKRLLGDGSAWGMSISYQIQPNPEGLAQAFLIGAEFLDNSPSALILGDNIFHGNDLINQLQEANARKRGGTVFAYPVSDPERYGVVEFDAKGSALSIQEKPKSPRSRYAVTGLYFYDNNVVELAKNVRPSERGELEITCINEAYLEKGLLNVEVMGRGMAWLDTGTFDSLHQAGSYIRTLEQRQGLKVGCPEEIAWRKGWINDKQLEDLASSLLKSGYGDYLIQVLSHATLE; encoded by the coding sequence ATGCCTTTAGCGCGAAAAGGGATTTTGCTTGCCGGCGGGACTGGATCAAGACTGCTTCCAATCACTAATGCTGTAAGTAAGCAACTTATGCCTGTATATGACAAGCCAATGATTTACTACCCTTTAAGCACACTCATGCTATCGGGTATACGTGAGGTATTAATTATTTCCACGCCTCAAGATCAATCCTGCTTTAAACGACTTCTAGGGGATGGAAGTGCTTGGGGAATGAGTATTTCATATCAAATCCAGCCAAATCCTGAAGGTCTTGCTCAAGCTTTTTTAATTGGAGCTGAATTCCTAGATAACTCTCCCTCAGCGTTGATTCTTGGAGACAACATATTTCACGGTAATGACCTCATTAATCAACTCCAAGAAGCTAATGCTCGTAAAAGAGGCGGTACTGTTTTTGCTTACCCTGTAAGTGATCCAGAAAGATATGGGGTTGTGGAATTTGACGCCAAAGGTTCTGCCCTAAGCATTCAAGAAAAACCCAAGTCACCTAGAAGTCGCTATGCAGTTACAGGTTTATATTTCTACGACAACAATGTAGTGGAATTGGCTAAGAATGTTCGTCCCTCAGAACGAGGGGAGCTAGAAATCACATGTATCAATGAAGCTTATCTTGAAAAAGGTTTGTTAAATGTTGAAGTTATGGGTCGTGGAATGGCTTGGCTAGACACAGGAACATTTGATTCGCTTCATCAAGCAGGGTCTTATATTCGAACATTAGAACAGCGTCAAGGATTGAAAGTGGGCTGCCCAGAAGAAATTGCTTGGAGAAAAGGATGGATTAATGACAAGCAGCTTGAAGACTTAGCATCCTCACTACTAAAAAGTGGGTATGGAGATTACCTAATACAGGTACTTAGTCATGCGACATTAGAGTAA
- a CDS encoding NAD-dependent epimerase/dehydratase family protein gives MNSTENWFKDKNVLITGASGYLASAICERLYKIANSIIRISRGSLKPKENCTDIKLNIRYLETWLQVLPDVDIIFHLSAQTSIYKAAKDPEVDLIANFTPMTKLIEACRKLKVSPFIVFAGSSTEIGIPNYNPVDESHLEAPITFYDLHKLLSEKLLEGNIRQGIANGTTLRLPNIYGPGPTSSSSDRGVLNSMVLKALGNKPLTVYGEGKSIRDYLYIDDVVDAFIACGKNQAKLNGKHFILGTERGISIYESFKLIAVHVKEITGVDVEVKKIEEPESLSVIESRSFIANTTAFKEATLWEPQVTFETGINKTIRHFIAIENKNQPQPI, from the coding sequence ATGAACTCAACTGAAAATTGGTTTAAAGATAAGAATGTATTAATTACTGGTGCCTCCGGCTATCTAGCATCAGCAATTTGTGAAAGGTTATATAAAATTGCTAACTCTATAATTAGGATTTCACGAGGTAGCTTAAAGCCAAAAGAAAATTGTACCGACATAAAGTTAAATATTAGATACCTTGAAACATGGCTGCAAGTTTTACCTGACGTGGATATTATTTTTCATCTCTCTGCCCAAACAAGTATATACAAGGCTGCTAAAGACCCCGAAGTAGATCTAATTGCTAACTTCACTCCTATGACCAAGCTAATAGAAGCTTGCAGAAAATTAAAAGTGTCTCCATTCATTGTGTTTGCTGGATCATCAACTGAAATAGGTATACCAAATTATAATCCAGTCGATGAAAGTCACTTGGAAGCTCCAATAACATTTTATGATCTCCATAAATTACTATCGGAGAAACTATTAGAAGGTAATATTCGACAAGGTATAGCAAATGGGACAACATTAAGATTACCGAATATCTATGGTCCTGGCCCTACATCAAGTAGTTCTGATCGTGGTGTATTAAATTCGATGGTTCTTAAGGCACTAGGGAATAAGCCGTTAACAGTATATGGAGAAGGTAAAAGCATTAGAGACTATTTATATATTGATGATGTAGTAGATGCCTTTATAGCTTGTGGAAAAAATCAGGCAAAGTTAAATGGAAAACATTTTATTCTTGGGACTGAAAGAGGCATAAGCATTTACGAATCGTTTAAACTAATAGCAGTACATGTAAAGGAGATTACAGGGGTTGATGTAGAAGTAAAGAAGATAGAAGAACCAGAAAGTCTTTCTGTTATAGAAAGTCGCTCGTTTATAGCCAATACAACTGCCTTTAAAGAAGCTACTTTGTGGGAACCACAAGTCACTTTCGAAACAGGAATAAATAAAACTATAAGACACTTCATCGCTATAGAAAACAAAAATCAACCTCAGCCAATATAA
- a CDS encoding FdtA/QdtA family cupin domain-containing protein encodes MNKPLLIRRVKECNLPISKNYTGDLIFIEELSQVPFKIQRVFFVRANEQSSRGNHAHYECSQFLICINGKIEVTCDDGISKAKYGLDTFNKGLLIPPMIWASQHYIAKDSILAVLCNMKYDECDYIHDYDIFKKTILTNESSN; translated from the coding sequence ATGAATAAACCTTTACTGATTAGAAGAGTCAAAGAGTGCAATTTACCTATTAGTAAAAATTATACTGGTGATTTAATATTTATTGAAGAGCTTAGCCAAGTTCCTTTTAAAATACAAAGAGTATTTTTCGTAAGGGCAAATGAACAAAGCAGTCGAGGTAATCATGCACACTACGAATGCTCCCAGTTTTTGATATGCATAAACGGTAAAATTGAGGTTACATGTGACGATGGAATTAGCAAGGCGAAGTATGGATTGGATACTTTTAACAAAGGGCTACTAATTCCTCCTATGATCTGGGCAAGCCAACATTACATAGCTAAAGATAGTATTTTAGCCGTGCTTTGTAACATGAAATACGACGAGTGCGACTACATCCATGACTATGATATATTTAAGAAAACAATATTAACAAATGAAAGTTCTAATTAG
- a CDS encoding SDR family oxidoreductase, with amino-acid sequence MKVLISGGLGHIGSSLIRELPKYLNNLEIVIVDNMLTQRYSSLFHLPCIGDFNFIEGDIKCLDIDEVLDDIDVVIHLAAITDAAGSFEKAKEVEENNFKSTEKLVEACTRKKAKLITLSSTSVYGTQKDQVDENCPKDDLQPQSPYAETKLKEESLVREWVINHGLESITLRFGTIFGASRGMRFHTAVNKFCWQASLGKPITVWRTALNQKRPYLDLLDATSAIVHIIQNNLFDGELYNVVTKNATVQDIIDEISLVHSNLEIEYVDNKIMNQLSYNVSSEKFRNTGFEVRGSLRRGIRETLDLLKQSCSLKD; translated from the coding sequence ATGAAAGTTCTAATTAGCGGTGGGTTAGGGCATATAGGTTCTTCATTAATTAGAGAATTACCCAAATATCTAAATAATCTTGAAATAGTAATAGTAGATAATATGCTCACTCAAAGATATTCATCATTATTTCATTTACCTTGCATCGGTGATTTTAATTTTATAGAAGGAGATATAAAATGTTTGGACATAGATGAGGTTCTTGATGATATAGATGTTGTTATTCATTTAGCTGCTATAACCGACGCAGCAGGTAGTTTTGAGAAAGCGAAAGAAGTCGAGGAAAATAATTTCAAATCTACAGAAAAATTGGTAGAGGCTTGTACTAGAAAGAAAGCAAAACTTATTACACTCTCTTCTACAAGTGTTTATGGCACACAAAAAGATCAAGTTGACGAGAATTGTCCCAAGGATGATTTACAACCACAAAGTCCCTATGCAGAGACAAAGCTAAAAGAAGAGAGCCTAGTTCGAGAATGGGTAATTAATCATGGCCTAGAATCAATAACACTTAGGTTTGGAACAATTTTTGGTGCTTCTAGAGGGATGCGATTTCATACAGCTGTAAACAAGTTTTGTTGGCAAGCTTCACTTGGAAAACCAATTACAGTTTGGAGAACTGCCTTAAATCAAAAAAGGCCATACTTAGATTTATTAGATGCTACTTCAGCTATCGTTCATATAATTCAAAATAATTTATTTGATGGAGAATTATATAATGTTGTAACTAAAAATGCTACAGTTCAAGATATAATAGACGAAATATCACTGGTTCATAGTAACTTAGAAATTGAGTACGTAGATAACAAAATAATGAATCAACTTTCATATAATGTATCAAGTGAGAAGTTCAGAAATACAGGCTTTGAAGTGAGAGGTAGTCTAAGGAGAGGGATAAGAGAAACCCTTGATCTATTAAAACAATCATGTTCTTTAAAAGATTAA